In a single window of the Nymphalis io chromosome 20, ilAglIoxx1.1, whole genome shotgun sequence genome:
- the LOC126776598 gene encoding solute carrier organic anion transporter family member 74D-like, producing the protein MLIAKVWFLLRKYILTIPRFDLFLQGALLIVVFLESNVYLLLRRNAGTGYLSSINEDWVKMGVGGAEFLLGAMVAWYGRGMRHFTLSAWLGATAISGLIVLAFPYPESGRPSVELCGGGVISAYSEHNLNKQSTEDNLLVPRTVFLIITAVLCALTKISVWAHGITYLDDHEPESGPYFYGILISIRLSLGLSGQNWLRSGSVREDWWEAHVSLSMLTLMFCILFTLFPRKMEGYKEFDMLIFPGILKPIGRMLSNKPLMLQTVALSLLNTALFGYVRFDTATIQSKFHVETLRQDPRTSRTIMDIFRSLVIIFFVSIFRMRFSGRRSEGVKSNTASKVGGITCVLVTAFFAVLTGLSCGIGEIAGVNGEYQQPSCSVGCECKSETYGFSPVCVLNTSTTYFSPCHAGCREYEDLNGFLLFDNCSCGPQRAVRGSCTLPSCWLVYNIYLVFFTLVLAATAASFLMQGMVILRAVPPRDKPIAIGVSFAIIGILSHVLGHFLYMVIGYLTCVYERDSICLLHDFSIWSIGAVSAALAVMSGIVSIIASRYRPTPELLITSDENS; encoded by the exons TAATCGCAAAAGTATGGTTCCTCCTTCGCAAGTATATCCTGACAATTCCGCGTTTCGACCTGTTCCTGCAAGGTGCGCTGCTAATTGTTGTATTCCTGGAAAGCAATGTCTACCTCCTCTTGAGGAGAAATGCGGGTACAGGGTACCTGTCATCAATAAATGAAG ATTGGGTTAAAATGGGAGTTGGTGGTGCGGAATTTTTATTGGGTGCAATGGTGGCGTGGTATGGACGAGGCATGAGACACTTTACACTGTCAGCTTGGCTTGGAGCCACGGCCATTTCTGGCCTGATAGTTTTAGCATTCCCGTATCCTGAATCGGGGCGACCTTCGGTAG aaCTTTGCGGAGGTGGTGTCATTTCAGCATACTccgaacataatttaaataaacagtccACTGAAGATAACCTTCTGGTTCCAAGAACCGTGTTCCTTATTATCACAGCAGTTCTTTGCGCACTCACAAAGATCAGCGTGTGGGCGCACGGGATCACGTACTTGGATGACCATGAACCGGAAAGTGGACCATATTTTTatg gtaTCCTTATATCAATACGTCTGTCCCTCGGTCTGAGTGGTCAGAACTGGTTGAGAAGTGGTTCAGTGAGGGAGGACTGGTGGGAGGCACATGTGTCACTCTCGATGCTGACTCTCATGTTCTGTATCCTGTTCACTCTGTTCCCGAGGAAAATGGAGGGGTACAAGGAGTTCGA TATGTTAATTTTTCCAGGTATATTAAAGCCGATTGGTCGTATGCTTAGCAATAAGCCATTAATGCTGCAGACGGTGGCGCTGTCGCTCCTCAACACGGCTCTCTTCGGCTACGTCAGATTTGATACTGCAACTATACAG TCGAAGTTCCACGTAGAAACTCTACGTCAGGATCCGCGAACCTCGCGCACGATAATGGACATCTTCAGATCCCTCGTCATTATTTTCTTCGTCTCG ATATTTCGCATGCGTTTCTCCGGTCGTCGCAGTGAAGGTGTCAAATCAAACACTGCTTCCAAAGTTGGTGGTATTACTTGTGTTTTGGTGACTGCATTCTTCGCTGTACTCACTGGCCTTAGCTGTGGTATAGGGGAAATTGCTGGCGTCAACGGGGAGTACCAGCAGCCAAGCTGCAGTGTTGGATGCGA atGCAAATCAGAGACTTACGGCTTCAGTCCTGTTTGTGTATTGAATACTTCGACGACTTACTTCTCTCCGTGTCACGCGGGATGCAGGGAATACGAAGACCTTAATGGATTTTT GTTGTTCGACAATTGCTCTTGTGGCCCTCAAAGAGCGGTTCGCGGAAGCTGCACCCTACCTTCCTGCTGGCTCGTTTACAACATCTACCTGGTCTTCTTTACATTAGTGCTCGCTGCCACAG CGGCGTCGTTCCTCATGCAAGGCATGGTGATACTTCGCGCCGTCCCGCCCCGTGACAAGCCCATAGCTATCGGGGTCAGCTTCGCCATAATCGGAATCCTCTCGCACGTGCTTGGCCACTTTTTGTACATGGTGATCGGCT ATTTAACGTGTGTCTACGAAAGGGATAGTATATGTCTGCTCCATGATTTTTCAATCTGGTCGATTGGAGCGGTCAGTGCTGCACTCGCAGTAATGTCGGGAATCGTCAGCATAATAGCGAGTCGATATCGACCCACACCTGAACTTCTCATCACTAGCGATGAAAACAGCTGA
- the LOC126776271 gene encoding UTP--glucose-1-phosphate uridylyltransferase isoform X2: protein MPSDSGYFSSLIRSHQRTPSGSRDFKEATKRDALARLEVELERLLAGLPENKQTLVEKEFKGFKNLFSRFLAEQGPSVTWEKIERLPEGAVIDYSTLNTPTTDNIHHMLDKLVVVKLNGGLGTSMGCKGPKSVIQVRNELTFLDLTVQQIEHLNKTYKCNVPLVLMNSFNTDEDTQKVIRKYKGLKLEIHTFNQSCHPRINRESLLPIALNPDVHSNIEAWYPPGHGDFYESFYNSGLLQKFIQEGRTYCFISNIDNLGATVDMNILDLLLNPEQKAQSEFVMEVTDKTRADVKGGTLIQYEQKLRLLEIAQVPKEHVDDFKSVSQFKFFNTNNLWAKLDAIQRVVERGSLNMEIIVNNKSLADGVNVIQLETAVGAAMKCFEGGIGVNVPRSRFLPVKKTSDLLLVMSNLYSLSHGSLVMSPQRMFPTTPLVKLGDNHFAKVKEFLNRFATIPDLIELDHLTVSGDVTFGRGVSLKGTVIIIANHGDRIDIPSGALLENKIVSGNLRILDH from the exons ATGCCAAGTGATTCAGGGTATTTTTCTTCTttg atTCGCAGCCATCAGCGTACACCCTCGGGTTCCCGGGATTTCAAGGAAGCAACGAAGCGAGATGCTCTCGCCAGGCTCGAGGTGGAACTGGAGCGGCTGCTGGCAGGCTTGCCCGAGAACAAGCAAACGCTCGTCGAGAAGGAGTTCAAGGGCTTTAAGAATCTATTCAGCAGATTCTTAGCTGAac aggGACCATCCGTGACATGGGAAAAAATCGAGAGGCTTCCAGAGGGTGCAGTCATAGACTACTCAACTCTGAACACGCCGACCACGGACAATATCCACCATATGTTGGACAAGTTGGTTGTGGTTAAACTCAACGGTGGATTGGGCACATCTATGGGTTGCAAAGGACCAAAATCAGTTATTCAAGTGCGGAACGAATTGACCTTCTTAGATTTAACTGTACAGCAAATTGAG CACCTTAACAAAACGTACAAATGTAACGTCCCTTTGGTGTTGATGAACTCGTTCAACACGGACGAGGACACTCAGAAGGTGATCAGAAAGTACAAAGGTCTGAAGTTGGAAATCCACACCTTCAACCAATCCTGTCACCCGCGCATCAACAGGGAGTCGCTGTTACCAATAGCCTTGAATCCTGATGTCCATTCCAACATCGAAGC ATGGTACCCACCCGGTCACGGTGACTTCTACGAATCCTTCTACAATTCAGGCCTTCTTCAGAAGTTCATCCAGGAAGGCAGAACCTACTGCTTCATCAGCAACATCGACAACTTGGGAGCCACCGTCGATATGAACATCCTCGACTTGCTCCTCAACCCAGAACAGAAAGCTCAATCAGAATTCGTCATGGAAGTGACCGACAAGACGCGGGCTGACGTCAAGGGTGGAACCCTCATACAATACGAGCAGAAGTTACGGCTTCTAGAAATTGCGCAAGTGCCAAAGGAACACGTCGACGACTTCAAATCAGTCAGCCAGTTCAAGTTCTTCAACACCAACAATCTCTGGGCGAAGCTGGACGCGATACAGAGAGTCGTCGAGAGGGGTTCCTTGAATATGGAAATTATCGTCAATAACAAGAGTCTCGCGGACGGAGTCAACGTCATCCAGCTCGAGACGGCGGTCGGCGCGGCTATGAAGTGCTTCGAGGGGGGGATCGGGGTCAATGTCCCGAGGAGTAGGTTCTTGCCCGTAAAGAAGACGTCCGACTTGCTGCTCGTTATGTCGAACCTGTACAGCCTGTCGCACGGGTCGCTGGTCATGTCCCCGCAGCGGATGTTCCCGACGACGCCGCTCGTCAAGTTGGGGGACAACCACTTTGCGAAGGTCAAGGAGTTCCTGAACAGGTTCGCGACGATACCGGATCTGATCGAGCTGGACCATTTGACTGTGTCCGGTGACGTGACCTTCGGCAGAGGAGTCTCATTAAAG ggTACCGTCATAATAATCGCGAACCACGGAGACCGTATCGACATACCCTCTGGAGCTCTCTTGGAGAACAAGATAGTGTCGGGCAATCTACGTATATTGGATCACTAG
- the LOC126776270 gene encoding solute carrier organic anion transporter family member 1C1-like, with the protein MEHRRMWNRSSVRSRVASWFNSSDFNPQKLRGIILGITLTATFGEVSAYKMIMQDIRAGELPSYLADLLIIVFSIFEAIVAPLISWWGFRNRRTLLISYTFAVTVTSITWWFIPGKLERKESEFCDAANSNNSIGFTGTSTRSIIRLVIVVFTCMAFVLSRVACWSHGVAYTDEYAPARASVHYGAVLISRVVPLVLGHKTLTGAVDDNMPLQTAGIVIGFLLNLIQLFFFVPKTVPVVDGVQKIAVPLHDRSFFMSVGRVFNNSVAMTQMFAMSLLAAALWGYGFYEMDIVKVKFNLIPENSGLVQFTEILSYYFLAFVVAYVGVQFSTPILMEFCNLKAIKQTVITSIAVLVLYVIMTTVRGCDSGNIVGLEKSYYGHPECSLSCNCKPQWNEFKPVCATNDMLTYISPCHAGCRDSEVVNGIQVYSNCTCAGGARVLERACGDAECRRVFRFHSMLFFILVTLTLIAFQAQGVLLLRTVDPRDKSVVMGLMWSMIAIVAFVCGHSVFLGLRVATCGWLEAEKCHMQSHAFPYLVGATSAFLTLTSIMTSITTWICIRTANKVQNFDTRL; encoded by the exons ATGGAACATCGGCGTATGTGGAATCGTTCGTCTG tgaGAAGTCGTGTTGCGTCATGGTTTAATAGCAGTGATTTCAATCCTCAAAAATTAAGAGGTATTATTTTGGGGATCACGCTCACCGCAACGTTTGGAGAGGTGTCCGCTTACAAAATGATCATGCAGGATATAAGAGCAGGAGAACTTCCTTCCTACCTCGCtg atcTCTTGATAATAGTGTTTTCAATATTCGAAGCGATTGTAGCACCGCTCATATCTTGGTGGGGATTTAGGAATCGACGCACTTTGCTGATCAGCTACACATTCGCTGTTACTGTGACCAGTATTACATGGTGGTTTATTCCAGGGAAATTAGAGAGGAAGGAAtcag AATTTTGCGACGCAGCAAACTCAAACAATAGTATTGGATTTACTGGAACCTCAACCCGCTCAATAATTCGTCtcgttattgttgtatttacttGTATGGCCTTCGTTCTGTCGCGCGTGGCGTGCTGGAGTCACGGTGTTGCTTACACCGATGAATACGCGCCGGCTAGGGCCAGTGTTCAttatg GCGCTGTCTTGATTTCTCGAGTGGTGCCACTTGTTCTGGGACACAAAACGTTGACGGGCGCTGTCGATGATAACATGCCGTTGCAGACCGCTGGAATTGTCATCGGGTTTTTGCTGAACTTAATACAGCTTTTTTTCTTCGTACCAAAAACAGTACCCGTCGTGGATGGGGTGCAGAAAATAGCCGTTCCCCTTCATGATCGGA GCTTCTTCATGAGCGTCGGGCGCGTCTTCAACAATTCAGTGGCGATGACGCAGATGTTCGCCATGAGTCTTTTGGCGGCTGCTCTGTGGGGTTACGGTTTCTACGAAATGGATATCGTTAAG GTTAAATTCAATTTGATTCCTGAGAACAGTGGGCTGGTCCAATTCACTGAAATATTGTCATACTATTTTCTCGCTTTTGTTGTAGCg TACGTCGGTGTTCAATTCTCAACTCCAATTCTCATGGAGTTTTGTAATTTGAAGGCGATCAAACAAACAGTAATTACCAGTATAGCCGTATTGGTACTATACGTCATAATGACAACTGTTCGCGGCTGTGACTCAGGAAATATCGTCGGCCTGGAGAAGAGTTATTATGGTCACCCAGAATGCAGTCTGTCGTGCAA CTGTAAACCCCAGTGGAACGAATTTAAGCCTGTCTGCGCGACTAACGACATGCTCACATACATCTCACCGTGTCACGCTGGTTGTAGAGACTCAGAAGTAGTAAATGGAATACA AGTGTACTCGAACTGCACGTGCGCCGGTGGCGCGCGCGTGCTTGAGCGCGCCTGCGGAGACGCGGAGTGCCGGCGCGTTTTCCGCTTCCACAGCATGCTGTTCTTTATACTCGTTACATTGACAT TGATAGCGTTCCAAGCTCAAGGAGTCCTCCTGTTACGGACCGTGGACCCTCGGGACAAGTCCGTAGTGATGGGCTTGATGTGGTCCATGATTGCAATCGTCGCATTTGTGTGTGGACATTCAGTTTTTTTAGGGCttcgag TTGCAACATGTGGTTGGCTCGAAGCTGAAAAGTGTCATATGCAAAGTCATGCCTTCCCGTACCTTGTTGGAGCCACAAGCGCCTTCCTGACCCTTACATCTATTATGACCAGTATAACAACTTGGATTTGTATTCGAACAGCAAATAAAGTTCAAAATTTTGATACAAGGTTATGA
- the LOC126776271 gene encoding UTP--glucose-1-phosphate uridylyltransferase isoform X1: protein MGDSVETRPKADDNRLKPAIRSHQRTPSGSRDFKEATKRDALARLEVELERLLAGLPENKQTLVEKEFKGFKNLFSRFLAEQGPSVTWEKIERLPEGAVIDYSTLNTPTTDNIHHMLDKLVVVKLNGGLGTSMGCKGPKSVIQVRNELTFLDLTVQQIEHLNKTYKCNVPLVLMNSFNTDEDTQKVIRKYKGLKLEIHTFNQSCHPRINRESLLPIALNPDVHSNIEAWYPPGHGDFYESFYNSGLLQKFIQEGRTYCFISNIDNLGATVDMNILDLLLNPEQKAQSEFVMEVTDKTRADVKGGTLIQYEQKLRLLEIAQVPKEHVDDFKSVSQFKFFNTNNLWAKLDAIQRVVERGSLNMEIIVNNKSLADGVNVIQLETAVGAAMKCFEGGIGVNVPRSRFLPVKKTSDLLLVMSNLYSLSHGSLVMSPQRMFPTTPLVKLGDNHFAKVKEFLNRFATIPDLIELDHLTVSGDVTFGRGVSLKGTVIIIANHGDRIDIPSGALLENKIVSGNLRILDH, encoded by the exons ATGGGCGATAGCGTGGAAACAAGGCcaaag GCTGATGACAACAGGCTGAAACCTGCG atTCGCAGCCATCAGCGTACACCCTCGGGTTCCCGGGATTTCAAGGAAGCAACGAAGCGAGATGCTCTCGCCAGGCTCGAGGTGGAACTGGAGCGGCTGCTGGCAGGCTTGCCCGAGAACAAGCAAACGCTCGTCGAGAAGGAGTTCAAGGGCTTTAAGAATCTATTCAGCAGATTCTTAGCTGAac aggGACCATCCGTGACATGGGAAAAAATCGAGAGGCTTCCAGAGGGTGCAGTCATAGACTACTCAACTCTGAACACGCCGACCACGGACAATATCCACCATATGTTGGACAAGTTGGTTGTGGTTAAACTCAACGGTGGATTGGGCACATCTATGGGTTGCAAAGGACCAAAATCAGTTATTCAAGTGCGGAACGAATTGACCTTCTTAGATTTAACTGTACAGCAAATTGAG CACCTTAACAAAACGTACAAATGTAACGTCCCTTTGGTGTTGATGAACTCGTTCAACACGGACGAGGACACTCAGAAGGTGATCAGAAAGTACAAAGGTCTGAAGTTGGAAATCCACACCTTCAACCAATCCTGTCACCCGCGCATCAACAGGGAGTCGCTGTTACCAATAGCCTTGAATCCTGATGTCCATTCCAACATCGAAGC ATGGTACCCACCCGGTCACGGTGACTTCTACGAATCCTTCTACAATTCAGGCCTTCTTCAGAAGTTCATCCAGGAAGGCAGAACCTACTGCTTCATCAGCAACATCGACAACTTGGGAGCCACCGTCGATATGAACATCCTCGACTTGCTCCTCAACCCAGAACAGAAAGCTCAATCAGAATTCGTCATGGAAGTGACCGACAAGACGCGGGCTGACGTCAAGGGTGGAACCCTCATACAATACGAGCAGAAGTTACGGCTTCTAGAAATTGCGCAAGTGCCAAAGGAACACGTCGACGACTTCAAATCAGTCAGCCAGTTCAAGTTCTTCAACACCAACAATCTCTGGGCGAAGCTGGACGCGATACAGAGAGTCGTCGAGAGGGGTTCCTTGAATATGGAAATTATCGTCAATAACAAGAGTCTCGCGGACGGAGTCAACGTCATCCAGCTCGAGACGGCGGTCGGCGCGGCTATGAAGTGCTTCGAGGGGGGGATCGGGGTCAATGTCCCGAGGAGTAGGTTCTTGCCCGTAAAGAAGACGTCCGACTTGCTGCTCGTTATGTCGAACCTGTACAGCCTGTCGCACGGGTCGCTGGTCATGTCCCCGCAGCGGATGTTCCCGACGACGCCGCTCGTCAAGTTGGGGGACAACCACTTTGCGAAGGTCAAGGAGTTCCTGAACAGGTTCGCGACGATACCGGATCTGATCGAGCTGGACCATTTGACTGTGTCCGGTGACGTGACCTTCGGCAGAGGAGTCTCATTAAAG ggTACCGTCATAATAATCGCGAACCACGGAGACCGTATCGACATACCCTCTGGAGCTCTCTTGGAGAACAAGATAGTGTCGGGCAATCTACGTATATTGGATCACTAG
- the LOC126776271 gene encoding UTP--glucose-1-phosphate uridylyltransferase isoform X4 produces MDLLSKIRSHQRTPSGSRDFKEATKRDALARLEVELERLLAGLPENKQTLVEKEFKGFKNLFSRFLAEQGPSVTWEKIERLPEGAVIDYSTLNTPTTDNIHHMLDKLVVVKLNGGLGTSMGCKGPKSVIQVRNELTFLDLTVQQIEHLNKTYKCNVPLVLMNSFNTDEDTQKVIRKYKGLKLEIHTFNQSCHPRINRESLLPIALNPDVHSNIEAWYPPGHGDFYESFYNSGLLQKFIQEGRTYCFISNIDNLGATVDMNILDLLLNPEQKAQSEFVMEVTDKTRADVKGGTLIQYEQKLRLLEIAQVPKEHVDDFKSVSQFKFFNTNNLWAKLDAIQRVVERGSLNMEIIVNNKSLADGVNVIQLETAVGAAMKCFEGGIGVNVPRSRFLPVKKTSDLLLVMSNLYSLSHGSLVMSPQRMFPTTPLVKLGDNHFAKVKEFLNRFATIPDLIELDHLTVSGDVTFGRGVSLKGTVIIIANHGDRIDIPSGALLENKIVSGNLRILDH; encoded by the exons atgGATTTACTATCGAAG atTCGCAGCCATCAGCGTACACCCTCGGGTTCCCGGGATTTCAAGGAAGCAACGAAGCGAGATGCTCTCGCCAGGCTCGAGGTGGAACTGGAGCGGCTGCTGGCAGGCTTGCCCGAGAACAAGCAAACGCTCGTCGAGAAGGAGTTCAAGGGCTTTAAGAATCTATTCAGCAGATTCTTAGCTGAac aggGACCATCCGTGACATGGGAAAAAATCGAGAGGCTTCCAGAGGGTGCAGTCATAGACTACTCAACTCTGAACACGCCGACCACGGACAATATCCACCATATGTTGGACAAGTTGGTTGTGGTTAAACTCAACGGTGGATTGGGCACATCTATGGGTTGCAAAGGACCAAAATCAGTTATTCAAGTGCGGAACGAATTGACCTTCTTAGATTTAACTGTACAGCAAATTGAG CACCTTAACAAAACGTACAAATGTAACGTCCCTTTGGTGTTGATGAACTCGTTCAACACGGACGAGGACACTCAGAAGGTGATCAGAAAGTACAAAGGTCTGAAGTTGGAAATCCACACCTTCAACCAATCCTGTCACCCGCGCATCAACAGGGAGTCGCTGTTACCAATAGCCTTGAATCCTGATGTCCATTCCAACATCGAAGC ATGGTACCCACCCGGTCACGGTGACTTCTACGAATCCTTCTACAATTCAGGCCTTCTTCAGAAGTTCATCCAGGAAGGCAGAACCTACTGCTTCATCAGCAACATCGACAACTTGGGAGCCACCGTCGATATGAACATCCTCGACTTGCTCCTCAACCCAGAACAGAAAGCTCAATCAGAATTCGTCATGGAAGTGACCGACAAGACGCGGGCTGACGTCAAGGGTGGAACCCTCATACAATACGAGCAGAAGTTACGGCTTCTAGAAATTGCGCAAGTGCCAAAGGAACACGTCGACGACTTCAAATCAGTCAGCCAGTTCAAGTTCTTCAACACCAACAATCTCTGGGCGAAGCTGGACGCGATACAGAGAGTCGTCGAGAGGGGTTCCTTGAATATGGAAATTATCGTCAATAACAAGAGTCTCGCGGACGGAGTCAACGTCATCCAGCTCGAGACGGCGGTCGGCGCGGCTATGAAGTGCTTCGAGGGGGGGATCGGGGTCAATGTCCCGAGGAGTAGGTTCTTGCCCGTAAAGAAGACGTCCGACTTGCTGCTCGTTATGTCGAACCTGTACAGCCTGTCGCACGGGTCGCTGGTCATGTCCCCGCAGCGGATGTTCCCGACGACGCCGCTCGTCAAGTTGGGGGACAACCACTTTGCGAAGGTCAAGGAGTTCCTGAACAGGTTCGCGACGATACCGGATCTGATCGAGCTGGACCATTTGACTGTGTCCGGTGACGTGACCTTCGGCAGAGGAGTCTCATTAAAG ggTACCGTCATAATAATCGCGAACCACGGAGACCGTATCGACATACCCTCTGGAGCTCTCTTGGAGAACAAGATAGTGTCGGGCAATCTACGTATATTGGATCACTAG
- the LOC126776271 gene encoding UTP--glucose-1-phosphate uridylyltransferase isoform X3, whose product MGDSVETRPKIRSHQRTPSGSRDFKEATKRDALARLEVELERLLAGLPENKQTLVEKEFKGFKNLFSRFLAEQGPSVTWEKIERLPEGAVIDYSTLNTPTTDNIHHMLDKLVVVKLNGGLGTSMGCKGPKSVIQVRNELTFLDLTVQQIEHLNKTYKCNVPLVLMNSFNTDEDTQKVIRKYKGLKLEIHTFNQSCHPRINRESLLPIALNPDVHSNIEAWYPPGHGDFYESFYNSGLLQKFIQEGRTYCFISNIDNLGATVDMNILDLLLNPEQKAQSEFVMEVTDKTRADVKGGTLIQYEQKLRLLEIAQVPKEHVDDFKSVSQFKFFNTNNLWAKLDAIQRVVERGSLNMEIIVNNKSLADGVNVIQLETAVGAAMKCFEGGIGVNVPRSRFLPVKKTSDLLLVMSNLYSLSHGSLVMSPQRMFPTTPLVKLGDNHFAKVKEFLNRFATIPDLIELDHLTVSGDVTFGRGVSLKGTVIIIANHGDRIDIPSGALLENKIVSGNLRILDH is encoded by the exons ATGGGCGATAGCGTGGAAACAAGGCcaaag atTCGCAGCCATCAGCGTACACCCTCGGGTTCCCGGGATTTCAAGGAAGCAACGAAGCGAGATGCTCTCGCCAGGCTCGAGGTGGAACTGGAGCGGCTGCTGGCAGGCTTGCCCGAGAACAAGCAAACGCTCGTCGAGAAGGAGTTCAAGGGCTTTAAGAATCTATTCAGCAGATTCTTAGCTGAac aggGACCATCCGTGACATGGGAAAAAATCGAGAGGCTTCCAGAGGGTGCAGTCATAGACTACTCAACTCTGAACACGCCGACCACGGACAATATCCACCATATGTTGGACAAGTTGGTTGTGGTTAAACTCAACGGTGGATTGGGCACATCTATGGGTTGCAAAGGACCAAAATCAGTTATTCAAGTGCGGAACGAATTGACCTTCTTAGATTTAACTGTACAGCAAATTGAG CACCTTAACAAAACGTACAAATGTAACGTCCCTTTGGTGTTGATGAACTCGTTCAACACGGACGAGGACACTCAGAAGGTGATCAGAAAGTACAAAGGTCTGAAGTTGGAAATCCACACCTTCAACCAATCCTGTCACCCGCGCATCAACAGGGAGTCGCTGTTACCAATAGCCTTGAATCCTGATGTCCATTCCAACATCGAAGC ATGGTACCCACCCGGTCACGGTGACTTCTACGAATCCTTCTACAATTCAGGCCTTCTTCAGAAGTTCATCCAGGAAGGCAGAACCTACTGCTTCATCAGCAACATCGACAACTTGGGAGCCACCGTCGATATGAACATCCTCGACTTGCTCCTCAACCCAGAACAGAAAGCTCAATCAGAATTCGTCATGGAAGTGACCGACAAGACGCGGGCTGACGTCAAGGGTGGAACCCTCATACAATACGAGCAGAAGTTACGGCTTCTAGAAATTGCGCAAGTGCCAAAGGAACACGTCGACGACTTCAAATCAGTCAGCCAGTTCAAGTTCTTCAACACCAACAATCTCTGGGCGAAGCTGGACGCGATACAGAGAGTCGTCGAGAGGGGTTCCTTGAATATGGAAATTATCGTCAATAACAAGAGTCTCGCGGACGGAGTCAACGTCATCCAGCTCGAGACGGCGGTCGGCGCGGCTATGAAGTGCTTCGAGGGGGGGATCGGGGTCAATGTCCCGAGGAGTAGGTTCTTGCCCGTAAAGAAGACGTCCGACTTGCTGCTCGTTATGTCGAACCTGTACAGCCTGTCGCACGGGTCGCTGGTCATGTCCCCGCAGCGGATGTTCCCGACGACGCCGCTCGTCAAGTTGGGGGACAACCACTTTGCGAAGGTCAAGGAGTTCCTGAACAGGTTCGCGACGATACCGGATCTGATCGAGCTGGACCATTTGACTGTGTCCGGTGACGTGACCTTCGGCAGAGGAGTCTCATTAAAG ggTACCGTCATAATAATCGCGAACCACGGAGACCGTATCGACATACCCTCTGGAGCTCTCTTGGAGAACAAGATAGTGTCGGGCAATCTACGTATATTGGATCACTAG